A single genomic interval of Microbacterium sp. BLY harbors:
- the trpC gene encoding indole-3-glycerol phosphate synthase TrpC, protein MVLADLTAGAVADAERRSLSRPLAVVERDALARPAAKDALSFLAPAERVKIIAEVKRASPSRGALAEIPDPAHQAALYETGGASAISVLTEERRFGGSLADLEAVTARVSLPVLRKDFIATRYQVLEARAAGADLVLLIVAGLEPDVLRDLYGFILELGMTPLVETHSADELEAAIDLGAALIGVNARNLKTLELDRDLFGRLVDRIPDTAIKIAESAVLTPADVAHYRSAGADVVLIGEALVTGDPVATLESFLEAK, encoded by the coding sequence GTGGTCCTCGCCGACCTGACGGCCGGCGCTGTCGCAGACGCCGAGCGTCGTTCCCTCTCCCGTCCTCTCGCGGTGGTCGAGCGTGACGCGCTCGCGCGCCCCGCGGCGAAGGACGCACTCTCGTTCCTCGCCCCCGCAGAGCGGGTCAAGATCATCGCCGAGGTGAAGCGGGCGAGTCCGTCCCGTGGCGCTCTGGCCGAGATCCCGGATCCCGCCCATCAGGCCGCGCTGTACGAGACCGGGGGCGCGTCGGCGATCAGCGTCCTCACGGAGGAGCGCCGCTTCGGAGGCAGTCTCGCCGATCTCGAAGCGGTCACGGCCCGGGTGTCGCTGCCCGTCCTCCGCAAGGACTTCATCGCCACCCGCTACCAGGTGCTGGAGGCCCGCGCCGCCGGTGCCGACCTCGTGCTGCTGATCGTCGCCGGCCTGGAGCCCGACGTCCTGCGCGATCTGTACGGGTTCATCCTCGAACTGGGCATGACCCCGCTTGTCGAGACCCACTCGGCGGACGAGCTGGAGGCCGCGATCGACCTCGGCGCCGCCCTGATCGGCGTGAACGCCCGCAACCTCAAGACCCTCGAGCTCGACCGTGACCTGTTCGGCCGACTCGTGGACCGCATCCCGGACACGGCGATCAAGATCGCGGAATCCGCGGTGCTCACCCCCGCCGACGTCGCGCACTACCGTTCGGCCGGTGCCGACGTCGTGCTGATCGGCGAGGCCCTGGTGACCGGAGACCCGGTCGCCACTCTCGAGAGCTTCCTGGAGGCGAAGTGA
- a CDS encoding phosphoribosyl-ATP diphosphatase encodes MKTFDELFAELSVKAETRPEGSGTVAELDGGVHTIGKKIVEEAAEVWMAAEYESDAAAAEEISQLLYHLQVMMLAKGLTLQDVYRHL; translated from the coding sequence GTGAAGACTTTCGACGAGCTGTTCGCCGAGCTCAGCGTCAAGGCCGAGACCCGCCCCGAGGGATCGGGCACGGTGGCCGAGCTCGACGGCGGCGTGCACACGATCGGCAAGAAGATCGTCGAAGAGGCCGCCGAGGTCTGGATGGCGGCGGAGTACGAGTCGGATGCCGCCGCCGCGGAGGAGATCTCCCAGCTGCTCTACCACCTGCAGGTGATGATGCTCGCCAAGGGCCTCACCCTGCAGGATGTCTATCGACATCTGTGA
- a CDS encoding RsmB/NOP family class I SAM-dependent RNA methyltransferase: MAYDVLRAVSDSDAYANLLLPTAIAEAGLDPQDAALATELTYGTLRRRGTYDAIIAAAADRPTDAIDPAVLDALRLAVHQLLATRVASHAAVNESVNLVALTAGRGASSFANAVLRRIARESPGEWLARVEDAARSDDERLALRAAHPVWIIRALRRALAAEDRVEELDALLEADNVSPEVTLVALPGLAQPQEPRRPYAATAFASPGGDPRLALTASEGAVRVQDEGSQLVALALTAATPLRTGERWLDLCAGPGGKTALLAAVARQNDAVLEANEVVPARARLVRNALRAVPGEVVVHERDGRELAAERPGAFDRILVDAPCTGLGALRRRPEARWRKSPADVAELVPLQVGLLRAAVDALAPGGIVAYVTCSPHLAETTGVVQEVLRDRPDLVELDARAVVRGVARSPIDLADDGRPGTGSAQLWPHRHGTDAMFLALLQRPASAPDTSTEG, from the coding sequence GTGGCGTACGACGTGCTGCGAGCGGTGTCGGACTCCGACGCCTACGCGAACCTGCTGCTGCCGACCGCGATCGCCGAGGCGGGACTGGACCCCCAGGACGCGGCTCTCGCGACGGAGCTGACCTACGGCACCCTCCGGCGCCGGGGGACCTACGACGCGATCATCGCCGCCGCCGCCGATCGCCCGACCGACGCGATCGACCCCGCCGTGCTCGACGCCCTCCGGCTCGCGGTGCACCAGCTCCTCGCGACACGGGTGGCGTCGCACGCCGCCGTCAACGAGTCCGTGAACCTCGTGGCACTCACAGCAGGGCGCGGGGCGTCGAGCTTCGCCAACGCGGTGCTCCGGCGGATCGCCCGCGAGTCGCCGGGTGAGTGGCTCGCACGCGTCGAGGATGCGGCGCGATCGGACGACGAACGGCTGGCGCTCCGGGCTGCGCATCCCGTGTGGATCATCCGGGCCCTGCGTCGAGCTCTCGCCGCTGAGGACCGGGTCGAGGAACTGGACGCGCTGCTGGAGGCCGACAACGTCTCGCCCGAGGTCACGCTGGTCGCCCTCCCCGGGCTCGCCCAGCCGCAGGAGCCGCGCCGCCCCTACGCCGCCACGGCGTTCGCGTCTCCGGGAGGCGATCCGCGTCTCGCGCTCACCGCTTCCGAGGGAGCGGTCCGGGTGCAGGACGAGGGGTCTCAGCTCGTCGCGCTCGCGCTGACCGCGGCGACGCCGCTTCGCACGGGGGAGCGGTGGCTCGATCTGTGCGCGGGTCCCGGCGGGAAGACCGCCCTGCTCGCCGCTGTCGCCCGGCAGAACGACGCGGTGCTCGAGGCCAACGAGGTGGTGCCGGCCCGCGCCCGGCTCGTGCGCAACGCGCTGCGCGCCGTCCCCGGAGAGGTCGTCGTGCACGAGCGCGACGGACGTGAGCTGGCGGCGGAGCGGCCGGGCGCGTTCGACCGCATCCTCGTGGACGCGCCCTGTACGGGTCTCGGCGCGCTGCGTCGACGCCCGGAGGCTCGCTGGCGCAAGTCCCCGGCGGACGTCGCCGAACTCGTGCCATTGCAGGTGGGGCTTCTGCGCGCGGCGGTGGACGCCCTGGCGCCGGGCGGCATCGTCGCCTACGTCACGTGCTCGCCGCACCTGGCCGAGACCACCGGTGTCGTGCAGGAGGTCCTGCGCGACCGTCCGGATCTCGTGGAGCTCGACGCCCGGGCAGTCGTGCGCGGCGTGGCGCGGTCGCCGATCGATCTCGCCGACGACGGCCGCCCCGGCACGGGCAGCGCGCAGCTCTGGCCGCACCGGCACGGCACCGATGCGATGTTCCTCGCGCTCCTGCAGCGCCCCGCATCCGCACCCGACACCTCGACGGAAGGCTGA
- the hisF gene encoding imidazole glycerol phosphate synthase subunit HisF, with protein sequence MTLASRVIPCLDVADGRVVKGVNFENLRDMGDPVELARHYAAQGADEITFLDVTATVDARATTYDVVQRTAEQVFVPLTVGGGVRSVDDVARLLSVGADKVGVNSAAIARPELIGEIADRFGAQVLVLSLDVKRADTTRSGFVVTTHGGRTQTTLDALDWAREASERGAGELLVNSIDADGTRDGFDLELVRLMREAAPIPVIASGGAGRATDFAPAIKAGADAVLAASVFHTGALTVGDVKDALRAEGVLVR encoded by the coding sequence ATGACCCTCGCGAGCCGCGTCATCCCGTGCCTCGACGTGGCCGACGGCCGCGTCGTCAAGGGCGTCAACTTCGAGAATCTCCGCGACATGGGCGACCCGGTCGAGCTCGCTCGGCACTATGCCGCTCAGGGCGCCGATGAGATCACCTTCCTGGACGTGACCGCGACGGTCGACGCGCGTGCGACGACCTACGACGTCGTGCAGCGCACCGCCGAGCAGGTCTTCGTGCCGCTGACCGTCGGAGGCGGGGTGCGCAGCGTCGACGACGTCGCGCGGCTCCTCTCGGTCGGCGCGGACAAGGTCGGCGTGAACTCGGCGGCGATCGCCCGTCCCGAGCTCATCGGCGAGATCGCGGACCGGTTCGGTGCCCAGGTGCTCGTGCTCTCGCTCGACGTCAAGCGCGCCGACACCACGCGCTCGGGGTTCGTCGTGACCACGCACGGCGGCCGCACGCAGACCACCCTCGACGCTCTGGACTGGGCGCGCGAAGCGTCCGAACGCGGGGCGGGGGAGCTGCTCGTCAATTCCATCGATGCCGACGGCACCCGTGACGGCTTCGATCTCGAGCTCGTCCGCCTCATGCGCGAGGCCGCGCCGATCCCCGTGATCGCCTCCGGTGGCGCGGGACGGGCGACCGACTTCGCGCCGGCCATCAAGGCGGGGGCCGACGCGGTGCTCGCAGCGAGTGTGTTCCACACCGGAGCCCTCACCGTCGGGGACGTGAAGGACGCGCTGCGCGCGGAAGGGGTGCTCGTCCGATGA
- the hisG gene encoding ATP phosphoribosyltransferase gives MLRIAVPNKGSLSETAAEMLAEAGYAGRRDPKTLHVIDAENDVEFFFLRPRDIATYVASGALDVGITGRDLLLDVQQPAREIEQLGFGASTFRFAGPPGRFTSVQDLDGVRVASAYPGLVGSFLRDQGVNAELVQLDGAVESAVRLGVADAVADVVSTGTTLRQAGLEIFGPVILESEAVLISRPGEADGVETLLRRLRGVMVARRYVLLDYDLPTELVDQAVAIAPGRESATISPLRDPAWVAVRVMIPRRRVNQVMDDLYALGARAILVTAIHAARL, from the coding sequence ATGCTGCGCATCGCCGTTCCCAACAAGGGCTCCCTCTCCGAGACCGCCGCCGAGATGCTCGCGGAGGCGGGCTACGCCGGCCGCCGCGATCCCAAGACCCTGCATGTCATCGACGCCGAGAACGACGTCGAGTTCTTCTTCCTCCGTCCGCGTGACATCGCCACGTACGTCGCGTCCGGGGCGCTCGACGTCGGGATCACCGGTCGCGATCTCCTCCTCGACGTGCAGCAGCCGGCACGCGAGATCGAGCAGCTCGGCTTCGGAGCCTCCACGTTCCGCTTCGCGGGCCCTCCCGGACGCTTCACCTCCGTCCAGGACCTCGACGGCGTCCGTGTCGCCTCGGCCTATCCGGGCCTCGTGGGCTCGTTCCTCCGTGACCAGGGCGTGAACGCCGAGCTCGTGCAGCTCGACGGCGCGGTCGAGTCCGCGGTCCGCCTCGGTGTCGCGGACGCGGTGGCGGACGTGGTCTCCACCGGGACGACCCTTCGTCAGGCGGGACTGGAGATCTTCGGTCCGGTGATCCTCGAGTCGGAGGCCGTGCTCATCAGCCGTCCCGGCGAGGCCGACGGGGTGGAGACGCTCCTGCGTCGCCTGCGCGGCGTGATGGTGGCCCGTCGGTACGTCCTGCTCGACTACGACCTGCCGACCGAGCTCGTGGATCAGGCCGTCGCCATCGCCCCGGGCCGGGAGTCCGCGACGATCTCGCCTCTCCGCGATCCCGCGTGGGTGGCCGTCCGCGTCATGATCCCGCGCCGTCGGGTGAACCAGGTGATGGACGACCTCTACGCGCTGGGCGCGCGGGCGATCCTGGTGACCGCGATCCACGCAGCGAGGCTCTGA
- the fmt gene encoding methionyl-tRNA formyltransferase yields MRLVFAGTPAAAVPTLRRLAAVHDIAAVVTRPDAPLGRKKVLTPSPVARAAEELGLPIIRAARLDDVVTAEITALRPELGVIVAYGGLVREPLLSAPDAGWINLHFSLLPAWRGAAPVQRALIAGDAVLGASVFQLVPELDAGDVFATRAVDLPPTATAGEALEALAVDGAALTADVVAEIADGTARAVPQEGEPTFAGKLSLEDGLLDFREPLPAVYARFRGVTPEPGAHTTIDGQRLKIVEARPAGAEAEHLPPGTMAGTRAAVLIGTATSPLAVTRLQPAGKGPMNAADWWRGLQGSTPVAGS; encoded by the coding sequence ATGCGCCTCGTCTTCGCCGGCACCCCCGCCGCCGCGGTCCCCACTCTGCGCCGCCTCGCCGCGGTCCACGACATCGCCGCGGTCGTGACGCGCCCCGACGCCCCGCTGGGACGGAAGAAGGTGCTGACCCCGTCGCCCGTCGCCCGGGCGGCGGAGGAGCTCGGTCTGCCGATCATCCGGGCCGCGCGACTCGACGACGTCGTGACGGCGGAGATCACCGCGCTGCGCCCGGAGCTCGGGGTCATCGTCGCGTACGGCGGTCTCGTGCGCGAACCTCTCCTCTCGGCGCCCGATGCCGGCTGGATCAACCTGCACTTCTCCCTGCTTCCCGCCTGGCGAGGGGCGGCCCCGGTGCAGCGCGCGCTGATCGCCGGAGACGCCGTCCTCGGCGCGAGCGTGTTCCAGCTCGTCCCCGAGCTCGACGCCGGCGACGTGTTCGCCACGCGCGCCGTCGACCTTCCGCCGACGGCGACGGCCGGCGAGGCACTGGAGGCCCTGGCCGTCGACGGCGCGGCCCTCACCGCGGACGTGGTCGCGGAGATCGCGGACGGGACTGCCCGCGCGGTGCCGCAGGAGGGTGAGCCGACCTTCGCCGGAAAGCTGTCGCTCGAGGACGGCCTGCTCGACTTCCGCGAGCCCTTGCCCGCCGTCTACGCCCGGTTCCGCGGAGTCACTCCGGAGCCGGGGGCGCACACCACCATCGACGGTCAGCGGCTGAAGATCGTGGAGGCGCGACCCGCCGGCGCCGAGGCGGAGCACCTGCCACCCGGCACCATGGCGGGCACGCGCGCGGCGGTCCTGATCGGGACGGCCACCTCACCGCTGGCCGTCACCCGTCTGCAGCCCGCCGGCAAGGGCCCCATGAACGCCGCGGACTGGTGGCGCGGCCTGCAGGGCTCGACCCCGGTGGCCGGATCGTGA
- the metK gene encoding methionine adenosyltransferase, which yields MSALRLFTSESVTEGHPDKICDQISDSILDGLLAKDPASRVAVETLVTTGLVHVAGEIRTDAYVDIPTIVRQVVNGIGYTSSDTGFDGDSCGVSVSVGEQSTDIAHGVDNAQEHRDGSSVDPLDGLGAGDQGIMFGFATNETPQLMPMAAWTAHRIAERLTEVRRSGLLPFLRPDGKTQVTLGYDGFTPKTVDAVVLSTQHNPDIAQDDLKAQIREHVIDPVLGTTGLDLDDVTYYINPAGPFVTGGPKGDAGLTGRKIIIDTYGGAARHGGGAFSGKDPSKVDRSGAYATRWVAKNAVAAGLADRLEVQVAYAIGVARPVGLYVETFGTGRVSDEVITRAIDEVFDLRPQAIIEQLDLLRPIYAQTAAYGHFGRELPDFTWERTDRAEELRRAAGL from the coding sequence ATGAGCGCCCTGCGTCTGTTCACGTCCGAGTCCGTCACCGAAGGGCATCCGGACAAGATCTGCGACCAGATCTCGGACAGCATCCTCGACGGACTCCTCGCGAAGGACCCGGCCTCCCGTGTGGCCGTCGAGACACTCGTCACGACGGGGCTCGTGCACGTCGCCGGCGAGATCCGCACCGACGCCTACGTCGACATCCCGACGATCGTCCGGCAGGTCGTCAACGGCATCGGGTACACATCCTCCGACACCGGATTCGACGGCGACTCGTGCGGGGTCAGCGTCTCCGTGGGCGAGCAGTCCACCGACATCGCGCACGGCGTCGACAACGCGCAGGAGCACCGCGACGGCTCGTCGGTCGACCCGCTCGACGGGCTCGGCGCCGGCGACCAGGGCATCATGTTCGGCTTCGCCACCAACGAGACTCCTCAGCTCATGCCGATGGCCGCGTGGACCGCGCACCGCATCGCGGAGCGCCTCACCGAGGTCCGTCGCAGCGGCCTCCTGCCGTTCCTGCGTCCGGACGGCAAGACGCAGGTCACCCTCGGGTACGACGGCTTCACGCCCAAGACCGTCGACGCCGTCGTGCTGTCGACCCAGCACAATCCGGACATCGCCCAGGACGACCTCAAGGCGCAGATCCGCGAGCACGTCATCGACCCGGTGCTCGGCACGACGGGCCTCGACCTCGACGACGTCACGTACTACATCAACCCCGCGGGCCCCTTCGTCACGGGCGGTCCGAAGGGCGACGCCGGGCTGACCGGACGCAAGATCATCATCGACACGTACGGCGGTGCCGCCCGGCACGGCGGCGGCGCCTTCAGCGGGAAGGACCCCTCCAAGGTCGACCGTTCGGGTGCCTACGCGACCCGCTGGGTGGCGAAGAACGCCGTCGCGGCGGGCCTCGCCGACCGGCTCGAGGTCCAGGTCGCCTATGCGATCGGCGTCGCCCGTCCCGTCGGCCTGTACGTGGAGACGTTCGGGACCGGACGGGTCTCGGATGAGGTCATCACCCGCGCGATCGACGAGGTTTTCGACCTGCGGCCCCAGGCCATCATCGAGCAGCTCGACCTGCTGCGACCGATCTACGCCCAGACGGCCGCGTACGGGCACTTCGGCCGCGAGCTTCCCGACTTCACCTGGGAGCGGACGGACCGGGCCGAGGAGCTGCGGCGCGCTGCCGGGCTCTGA
- the hisI gene encoding phosphoribosyl-AMP cyclohydrolase, which yields MPDPEPVSVDDRIAQVAFNADGLAPIIVQQWDTREVLMLAWVDAEALRRTLTSGRATYWSRSRQEYWRKGDTSGHIQVVREARLDCDGDALLLLVDQTGPACHTGTRTCFDTTDLEAVDGVSAS from the coding sequence ATGCCGGATCCGGAGCCCGTCTCTGTGGACGACCGCATCGCGCAGGTCGCCTTCAACGCCGACGGCCTCGCGCCCATCATCGTGCAGCAGTGGGACACGCGGGAGGTGCTCATGCTCGCCTGGGTCGACGCGGAAGCACTCCGCCGCACGCTCACCTCGGGGCGCGCGACGTACTGGTCGCGGTCCCGCCAGGAGTATTGGCGCAAGGGAGACACCTCGGGGCACATCCAGGTCGTGCGCGAGGCGCGGCTCGACTGCGACGGCGATGCGCTGCTCCTGCTCGTCGACCAGACCGGTCCGGCGTGCCACACCGGCACCCGGACGTGCTTCGACACCACCGACCTCGAGGCCGTCGACGGGGTGAGCGCGTCGTGA
- a CDS encoding Trp biosynthesis-associated membrane protein — translation MTIAERGRSLSVTGFLLAGAVGIISSTQTWFTVQRADAGEDILVPGASALVLLAPLSLAVLALGAALAIAGRTVRLVFGVLAAAAALFLGLSTLQLLLGDAYGAVAATVTETTGLAGSGAVHDVAASITPSAWPFLALGGWVILLAAAVLVLVTWRRWKAGGRRYRTDAPSDVPHDGPVDAVDSWDELSRGSDPTR, via the coding sequence GTGACGATCGCGGAGCGCGGGCGTTCCCTGTCGGTGACCGGTTTCCTGCTGGCCGGTGCCGTCGGCATCATCTCCTCGACCCAGACGTGGTTCACCGTGCAGCGCGCGGATGCGGGAGAGGACATCCTCGTCCCCGGCGCCTCCGCCCTCGTCCTGCTCGCCCCGCTGAGCCTCGCCGTGCTCGCTCTGGGGGCCGCCCTCGCGATCGCCGGGCGGACGGTGCGGCTCGTGTTCGGCGTCCTCGCCGCTGCCGCCGCGTTGTTCCTCGGCTTGTCCACCCTGCAGCTCCTCCTGGGGGATGCGTACGGTGCGGTCGCCGCCACCGTCACCGAGACCACGGGTCTCGCCGGCAGCGGTGCCGTCCATGACGTCGCGGCGAGTATCACGCCCTCGGCATGGCCGTTCCTCGCGCTGGGCGGCTGGGTGATCCTGCTCGCCGCCGCGGTGCTGGTGCTGGTGACCTGGCGTCGCTGGAAGGCGGGCGGGCGCCGCTACCGCACCGACGCGCCGAGCGACGTACCGCACGACGGGCCCGTCGACGCCGTGGATTCCTGGGACGAGCTGTCCCGCGGGTCCGACCCGACGCGCTGA
- a CDS encoding HGxxPAAW family protein has translation MTNPIADPGHGHSPAAWTAVVIMLVGFAAGTVAFCFEQPTLVWISAALIPIGAIVGWVLAKAGYGVKGPKYAPKAH, from the coding sequence ATGACCAACCCGATCGCCGACCCTGGCCACGGACACTCGCCTGCGGCCTGGACCGCTGTCGTGATCATGCTCGTCGGCTTCGCCGCCGGCACCGTCGCGTTCTGCTTCGAGCAGCCGACCCTGGTGTGGATCTCGGCGGCGCTGATCCCGATCGGGGCGATCGTCGGCTGGGTGCTCGCGAAGGCGGGCTACGGCGTGAAGGGTCCCAAGTACGCCCCGAAGGCGCACTAG
- the rpoZ gene encoding DNA-directed RNA polymerase subunit omega — MAGRNNGIIDPPIDNLLERVDSKYELVIYAAKRARQINDYYSDLHEGNLFDNVGPLVDSSVEDKPLTIALHEINEDKLRLRHAE; from the coding sequence ATGGCCGGACGCAACAACGGCATCATCGATCCCCCCATCGACAACCTGCTGGAGCGCGTCGACTCCAAGTACGAGCTCGTGATCTACGCCGCCAAGCGCGCCCGTCAGATCAACGACTACTACTCCGACCTGCACGAGGGCAATCTCTTCGACAACGTGGGCCCGCTCGTCGACTCCTCGGTCGAGGACAAGCCGCTCACCATCGCCCTGCACGAGATCAACGAGGACAAGCTCCGCCTGCGTCACGCGGAGTGA
- a CDS encoding primosomal protein N', whose protein sequence is MSPESRRIARVLLESPLPQLDRLFDYALPAELGDVVPGVRVRVPLRTAGRVVEGFVVELDVEDDADRPLSEVESVVSAVPVLPDRLYRLARRVADRAAGSASDVLRLVIPKRQVRVEKAWTADSPIPQPTPEGREDAASVVGLYDGLQAVLDESGRAAVEAIPQLTDDTPGWARMLAAAAASTLAAGRSSILVVPDHRDLDRLLAALDAFVPAEAIARHDSRQTNPDRYRSFLRTLEDAPCIVVGNRSAVYAPVVAGLVAVWDDGDSLLGEPLAPYVHARDAALLRQEAEGSALLFAGHTRTTEIERLVAHGWLQDIRAARRVLPRVVLSTPQEMEQPTPQRMPSSAFLAARNAAAEGPVLIQVSRPGFAPSLVCADCRAPARCPHCGGPLGARHRGAVPVCGWCGRGARAWTCPACSSTRLRLASSGSERTADELGRAFPGVRVIVADGSHPVERVDARPALVVATRGAEPLAEGGYRAVVLLDGPRMLQAPDLRIGEACLRWWSNAAALAAPGAPIHLVGVDGGVARALATWNHPAYARTELEQRAPLHMPPTARVALVEGSSAAVGRALEALSELSLPTDAVLGPVPVESDDVPPRVRALVRFDYGAGSRVATTLRAAVVAEAVSGRRGRTKAARSTLSVRLDILDPEL, encoded by the coding sequence ATCTCTCCGGAGAGCCGGCGCATCGCCCGGGTGCTCCTCGAGTCTCCACTGCCGCAGCTCGACCGCCTGTTCGACTACGCGCTGCCGGCGGAGCTGGGCGATGTCGTTCCCGGAGTCCGCGTGCGGGTGCCGTTGCGGACGGCCGGCCGGGTGGTCGAGGGCTTCGTCGTGGAGCTGGACGTGGAGGACGACGCGGATCGGCCCCTCTCCGAGGTCGAGAGCGTCGTGTCCGCGGTCCCCGTGCTGCCGGATCGCCTGTACCGGCTGGCCCGACGGGTCGCGGATCGCGCCGCCGGGTCGGCGTCCGACGTGCTGCGTCTGGTCATCCCCAAACGGCAGGTGCGCGTCGAGAAGGCGTGGACCGCCGACTCTCCGATCCCGCAGCCGACGCCCGAGGGGCGAGAGGACGCCGCATCCGTCGTCGGACTGTACGACGGCCTGCAGGCGGTCCTCGATGAGAGCGGGCGTGCGGCGGTCGAGGCCATCCCGCAGCTGACCGATGACACTCCGGGCTGGGCGCGGATGCTCGCCGCCGCCGCAGCGTCGACGCTCGCGGCGGGGAGGTCGAGCATCCTCGTCGTGCCGGACCACCGCGACCTCGATCGGCTCCTGGCCGCTCTCGACGCGTTCGTCCCGGCGGAGGCGATCGCGCGACACGACTCCCGGCAGACCAACCCGGATCGGTATCGCTCGTTCCTGCGGACCCTCGAGGACGCGCCGTGCATCGTGGTCGGGAACAGGTCCGCCGTCTACGCCCCCGTCGTCGCCGGTCTGGTCGCGGTGTGGGACGACGGCGACAGCCTGCTGGGGGAGCCGCTCGCACCCTACGTCCATGCGCGCGATGCGGCGCTGCTGCGCCAGGAGGCCGAGGGGTCGGCCCTCCTCTTCGCCGGACATACCCGGACGACCGAGATCGAACGGCTCGTCGCACACGGGTGGTTGCAGGACATCCGTGCCGCACGACGCGTGCTGCCGCGCGTCGTGCTGAGCACACCGCAGGAGATGGAGCAGCCCACGCCCCAGCGGATGCCGTCGTCGGCCTTCCTCGCGGCACGGAACGCCGCCGCGGAAGGGCCCGTGCTCATCCAGGTCTCGCGGCCCGGGTTCGCGCCGTCCCTCGTCTGCGCGGATTGCCGGGCACCCGCGCGGTGCCCCCACTGCGGCGGTCCGCTCGGTGCCCGCCATCGCGGTGCGGTCCCCGTGTGCGGGTGGTGCGGACGCGGGGCCAGGGCGTGGACCTGTCCGGCGTGCTCTTCGACCCGTCTCCGGCTCGCCTCGTCCGGCAGCGAACGCACCGCCGATGAGCTGGGTCGCGCCTTCCCCGGCGTCCGCGTCATCGTCGCCGACGGCAGCCATCCGGTGGAACGCGTCGACGCGCGTCCGGCTCTCGTGGTCGCCACGCGCGGCGCCGAGCCACTCGCGGAGGGCGGCTACCGTGCGGTCGTGCTGCTCGACGGCCCGCGCATGCTGCAGGCACCGGATCTGCGCATCGGCGAAGCGTGTCTGCGGTGGTGGTCGAACGCGGCCGCCCTGGCCGCCCCGGGCGCTCCGATCCACCTCGTCGGCGTGGACGGTGGCGTCGCCAGGGCACTGGCCACCTGGAACCACCCGGCCTACGCGCGCACCGAGCTGGAGCAGCGCGCGCCGCTGCACATGCCCCCGACCGCACGCGTCGCGCTCGTAGAGGGCTCGTCCGCCGCCGTGGGGCGCGCACTGGAGGCGCTGTCCGAGCTCTCCCTGCCCACCGACGCGGTGCTCGGTCCCGTCCCCGTCGAATCGGACGACGTCCCGCCGCGGGTCCGCGCTCTCGTGCGCTTCGACTACGGTGCGGGAAGCCGTGTGGCCACCACCCTCCGCGCGGCCGTCGTCGCCGAGGCGGTCAGCGGCCGCCGCGGTCGGACCAAGGCGGCCCGCAGCACGCTCTCGGTCCGCCTCGATATCCTCGATCCAGAACTCTGA
- the rpe gene encoding ribulose-phosphate 3-epimerase, with amino-acid sequence MDLPRAPRINPSILAADFVNMQAELARIATADFAHVDVMDNHFVPNLTFGPQMVQRIQETSPVPLDVHLMITDPDRWAPGYAELGAASVTFHLEAAGEPVALARRLRDIGARAGVAVKPATPVDGLFDLLDEFDQILVMTVEPGFGGQGFLPETMPKLRALSAEARRRGSSVWLQVDGGISDRTIAQAAEAGADTFVAGSAVYGADDVEAAVTRLRDLARAGSLEG; translated from the coding sequence ATGGATCTGCCCCGCGCCCCGCGCATCAATCCCAGCATCCTCGCCGCCGATTTCGTCAACATGCAGGCGGAGCTCGCCCGGATCGCCACGGCCGACTTCGCGCACGTCGACGTCATGGACAACCACTTCGTCCCGAACCTCACCTTCGGGCCGCAGATGGTGCAGCGGATCCAGGAGACCAGCCCGGTCCCGCTCGACGTGCACCTGATGATCACCGATCCGGACCGCTGGGCACCGGGCTACGCCGAGCTCGGCGCCGCCAGCGTCACCTTCCACCTGGAGGCAGCGGGGGAGCCGGTGGCTCTCGCTCGCCGCCTCCGCGACATCGGGGCGCGCGCGGGCGTCGCGGTGAAACCCGCCACACCCGTCGACGGGCTTTTCGACCTCCTCGACGAGTTCGACCAGATCCTCGTGATGACCGTGGAGCCCGGGTTCGGAGGTCAGGGCTTCCTGCCGGAGACCATGCCGAAGCTGCGGGCGCTGTCCGCGGAGGCGCGACGACGCGGCTCCTCCGTGTGGCTCCAGGTCGACGGCGGCATCTCCGATCGGACGATCGCCCAGGCGGCAGAGGCGGGAGCGGACACCTTCGTCGCCGGGTCCGCCGTGTACGGGGCGGACGATGTGGAAGCGGCCGTCACCCGGCTCAGGGACCTCGCGCGAGCCGGTAGCCTGGAGGGGTGA